Below is a genomic region from Helicobacter pylori.
ACAGGCTCAAACTATAGCATAAACTAAAATAAAACATTAAGATAACGCCATAAACCACAAAGCTCGCATTGGGCATGCGTAAGAGGTTAAGCTCTATGATTTGTTGGCCCACTTTTAACAAATCAATCGCTCCAATGAGAGAGACTAAGGCTGTGGTTTTAATCATGCGCGTGAATAAATTAAGGCTTGAGGGCAATAAAGACAAAAAGCTTTGAGGGAAAATAACGTTAAAAACCACCCTTTTTGAATCCATGCCTAAAGCCAGAGCGCTTTCTACTTGGTGTTTGCTCACGGAAGTTAAAACCCCTCTGGTTAAATCCATCATTTCAGCACCACCCCACAAGCTAAAAACAATAACGCTCGCTAAAACGGCGCTAATATGCAAATCAAACCAGCTCGCTAACCCAAAATACACAATAAAAAGCCATGCTAAAAGCGGGATGATGCGAATGCTTTCTAAATACACACGACACGCCAAAACCATTATTTTAGAGCCAAACGCCATCAAGCTCCCCAAAAGCATTCCAACAATGATTGAAATAACCGCAGAGCTAAGAGCGATCAAAAGAGTGGTTTCAAACCCTTCTAACAAACGCTTAAGGTTGTCTAACTCTAACAAAACTCCCATTTTAAGCCACTTTCTTTTTAAAAAAACGCTCTAAAATCACAAACAAAACGCTTAAAGGGAGTAAAGCGATCAAATAAGTGAGGCTTAACATCAAAAGGCTTTCAGTCGTTTTATAATAAATGCCAATAAAATCTTTCGCCACAAACATAATATCGGTTAGGGCTATCGCGCCCACCACAGAAGTTTCTTTGAGTAAAAAGATCACATTCGCCCCTATAGAAGGCATAGAAACGCTTAAACTTTGAGGCAAAATGATGTAATACATCATTTTCAAAGGGCTAAACCCTAAACTCAAAGCGCTTTCTTTTTGAATGGAAGCTAAGCTTTTAAACCCAAGCAAAAAACTCTGACTCATATACCCCCCACCCAAAAACCCTAACGCTAAAATCGCACACTCTAAAGCGCTCAAACCGATTTCATTCAACCCGTAATACAAAAAGAAAAGCTGGATGAGCAGGGGCGTGTTCCTAGCGATTTCGCCATAGATATAGACAATAGGGGAGATAAAGCGCGTTTTAAAATACAAAATGATCGCGCACAAAAACCCCACCAAAAGAGAGAGCAAAATCCCAAAAAAAGAAATATAAAGCGTGAGTTCTAACCCCTTAAGAAACATAGGGATGGAGTGAAACATAAAATCCCAATCTAATGCCATAACGCTATACCTTAAAATTAATGACGCTTTAAAGCATCATGTTTAAAAACGGCTCTTATTTATCCTAATTGTTAGAAGTTTGGAAAAACCAAGCCTTTATTATGGAAAGTTTATGAGCCATTCAGTCCTTATTCAAAGAAAATTTGAATTATAATAAAAAAACTGGCTGAAATTAACAATAATGGTTAAACAACCATTAAATGGAGAGAACATGCAAAAAAGTTTAGTTTCTTTGGCTTGGGTTTTTGCCGCTATTTTAGGGGCGATCTGTTTAGGGGTGTTAGCCTTACACAAGGGCGAGAGCGTTAACACGCTATGGCTTGTAGTAGCGAGCGCTTGCATTTATAGCATAGGCTATCGTTTTTATAGCCATTTTATCGCTTATAGGGTGTTAAAGCTAGATGACAACAGAGCCACGCCCGCATGCGTAAGGAATGATGGCAGGGATTTTGTGCCAACCGATAAAGCGATCACTTTTGGGCATCATTTCGCCGCTATTGCTGGGGCTGGCCCTTTAGTAGGCCCGATACTAGCCGCTCAAATGGGTTACTTGCCCTCTATCTTATGGATTTTGATAGGCTCGGTTTTAGGGGGTTGCGTGCATGATTTTGTGGTGCTTTTTGCTTCCATTAGGCGCGATGGCAAGTCTTTAGGCGAAATGATCAAGCTTGAAATGGGTCAATTTGTAGGCATGATCGCAAGTCTTGGTATTTTAGGGATCATGCTCATTATCATTGCGATTTTAGCGATGGTGGTGGTGAAGGCTTTAGCGCATTCGCCTTGGGGCTTTTTTACGATTGCAATGACTATTCCCATTGCGATTCTTATGGGGCTTTACATGCGGTTTTTCAGGCCTCATAAGATTTTAGAAGTTTCTGTTATTGGCTTTATCTTATTGATTATAGCGATTTATGCGGGTAAATATGTTTCTTTAGATCCTAAATTAGCGTCAATATTCACCTTTGATGCCAGTTCTTTAGCGTGGATGATCATGGGCTATGGTTTTGTGGCTTCTATCTTACCGGTATGGTTTTTACTCGCTCCACGAGATTATTTAAGCACTTTTTTAAAAATTGGCGTTATAGGGGTGTTGGTTGTGGCTATTATTTTTGTCGCTCCGCCTTTACAAATCCCTAAAATCACGCCCTTTGTAGATGGCAGTGGGCCTGTGTTTGCAGGAAGCGTGTTCCCTTTCTTGTTTATCACGGTGGCTTGCGGGACGATTAGCGGTTTTCATGCTTTAATTTCTTCAGGCACGACCCCTAAAATGCTCGCTAAAGAAAGCGACGCAAGGCTAGTGGGTTATGGTTCTATGGTGATGGAGAGCGTTGTGGCTCTTATGGCGTTGGTGTGTGCAGGGATTTTACACCCAGGGCTTTATTTCGCTATCAATTCTCCAGAAGTGAGCATCGGTAAAGATATAGCTGATGCGGCTTCAGTGATTAGCTCATGGGGGTTTAGCATCAGCGCTGAAGAAATCCGTGAGATGACCAAAAACATCGGCGAAAGCTCCATTTTGAGCCGCACCGGTGGGGCGCCCACTTTTGCGATCGGTTTAGCGATGATTGTGTATCACATTTTAGGGGATCCAAGCGTGATGGCGTTTTGGTACCATTTTGCGATTTTGTTTGAAGCTTTGTTCATTTTAACCGCTGTGGATGCTGGCACACGAACCGCTCGTTTTATGATCCAGGATTTGCTCGGTAATGTTTATAAACCTTTGGGTAATCTTAGCTCTTATAAGGCTGGGATTTTTGCCACTCTTTTGTGTGTGGCAGGGTGGGGGTATTTCTTGTATCAAGGCACGATCGATCCTAAAGGGGGGATTTATACGCTATGGCCTTTATTTGGCGTGAGCAATCAGATGTTAGCGGGTATGGCGTTGTTGTTGGTTACGGTGGTGTTGTTTAAAATGGGGCGTTTTAAGGGGGCGATGGTAAGTGCCTTGCCGGCAGTTTTGATTTTATTTATCACTTTTTATAGCGGTATTTTAAAAGTAATGCCAAAGAGTGATGATAGCGTGCTTAATAACGTTTCGCATGTGGCGCAAATGCAAATCATCAAAGAAAAAATGGCTACCACTACCGATGAAAAAGCGCTAAAAACGCTCCAAAAATCCTTTTTTAACCACGCTATTGATGCGATTTTGTGCGTATTTTTCATGCTTGTAGCGCTATTGGTTTTAATAGTGAGCGTTAGGATTTGCTCAAACGCTTATTTTAAAAATCAAATTTACCCGCCACTGGCTGAAACGCCCTATATCAAAGCCGCTTGAATAAAAAAGGGGTTTTAACCCCCCTTTAAATCCATAAAAAAAGTTTGACCTTGTTTGTGAAGCGTGCAAACACTAAAGACGTTTGGGATTTCTGCTTGGGTTTTTAAAAAGCTATCGCTTGCTTTTTAACAAACTCTTTATTATTTTCTAAAAAATGCTAAAAGCTCAATTTTAAAGATGGTTTAAAGATGATGGGTATTTTACTTAACGGGTATGATTTAAAAAGGGCTACAAACAGCAACTAAAATACTATAATAATCCATAAAACACTATAATTTTTGTATAGGTTATTAAGTTTTGTGTTATACTGCTCGCATGAATAAAAGAATGCTATCCATCGGTCAAGCGAGTAAGCTTTTAGTGTAACTATCCAAACCTTACGCAATTGGGATAAAAAAGATTTGTTAAAACCTGATGAACTCACTAAAGGCGGTGAAAGGCGTTATAAGTTAGAAAGTTTAAGGCGTATCAATAGAAGCGTAGTCTTTAATCAAGATGAATTAAAAACAATAGCTTATGCTAGAGTAAGCTCGCATGACCAACAAGATGATTTAATCAGACAAGTTCAAGTCTTAGAGCTTTATTGCGCTAAATGCGGCTTTAACTATGAAGTGATACAAGATTTAGGGAGTGGCATGAACTACTATAAAAAAGGCTTAACCAAGCTTTTAAATTTAATCTTAGACAATCAAGTCAAACGCCTTGTATTAACGCATAAAGACAGATTATTACGCTTTGGAGCCGAATTGGTATTCAGTATTTGTGAAGCTAAAGAAGTAGAAGTGATTATCATCAATAAGGGCGATGAGAATGTGAGGTTTGAAGAAGAATTAGCCAAAGATGTTTTAGAAATTATAACCGTCTTTAGCGCTAGATTGTATGGCTCTAGGTCTAAAAAAAAACAAGAAGCTCTTAAATGAAATGCAAGAAGTAATCACTAACAATGTCAGCTATCTCAATCACGCATAAAATAGCTTTAAAGCCTAACAACAAGCATATTACTTATTTTAAAAAAGCTTTTGGGTGCGCTAGGTTAGCTTATAATTGGGGATTAGCTAAGTGGAAAGAAAACTATCAACTAGGCATTAAAACTAACCATCTACAGCTTAAAAAAGAATTTAACGCTCTTAAAAAATCGCAATTTAATTTCGTTTATGAAGTAACTAAATACGCCACCCAACAGCCTTTTATCCACTTAAATCTAGCCTTTAATAAGTTTTTTAAGGATTTAAAAAAAGGTTTAGTGAGTTACCCTAAATTTAAAAAGAAAAGAGAGTTTCAAGGTTCTTTTTATATAGGGGGCGACCAAATTAAAATCATTCAAACAGCTAATACTGATTATTTAAAAATACCTAACTTACCCCCAATCAAACTCACTGAAAAACTAAGATTTCAAGGCAAAATCAATAACGCTACCATCACTCAAAAGGGCGATCATTTCTATGTTTCAATCTCTTGTGATATTGATGAGAGTGAATACAAGCGAACCCATAAACTCCAAGAAAGTCATAATGAGCTAGGGATTGATATAGGGATTAAATCCTTTGTGAGTTTGTCTAATGGCTTAAATATCTATGCCCTAAGCCCTTAGATAAGCTTACTAGAAAGCTTGTAAGAATT
It encodes:
- a CDS encoding amino acid ABC transporter permease (The N-terminal region of this protein, as described by TIGR01726, is a three transmembrane segment that identifies a subfamily of ABC transporter permease subunits, which specificities that include histidine, arginine, glutamine, glutamate, L-cystine (sic), the opines (in Agrobacterium) octopine and nopaline, etc.), giving the protein MGVLLELDNLKRLLEGFETTLLIALSSAVISIIVGMLLGSLMAFGSKIMVLACRVYLESIRIIPLLAWLFIVYFGLASWFDLHISAVLASVIVFSLWGGAEMMDLTRGVLTSVSKHQVESALALGMDSKRVVFNVIFPQSFLSLLPSSLNLFTRMIKTTALVSLIGAIDLLKVGQQIIELNLLRMPNASFVVYGVILMFYFSLCYSLSLYSSYLEKKFQYIRG
- a CDS encoding amino acid ABC transporter permease, whose product is MALDWDFMFHSIPMFLKGLELTLYISFFGILLSLLVGFLCAIILYFKTRFISPIVYIYGEIARNTPLLIQLFFLYYGLNEIGLSALECAILALGFLGGGYMSQSFLLGFKSLASIQKESALSLGFSPLKMMYYIILPQSLSVSMPSIGANVIFLLKETSVVGAIALTDIMFVAKDFIGIYYKTTESLLMLSLTYLIALLPLSVLFVILERFFKKKVA
- a CDS encoding carbon starvation CstA family protein yields the protein MVKQPLNGENMQKSLVSLAWVFAAILGAICLGVLALHKGESVNTLWLVVASACIYSIGYRFYSHFIAYRVLKLDDNRATPACVRNDGRDFVPTDKAITFGHHFAAIAGAGPLVGPILAAQMGYLPSILWILIGSVLGGCVHDFVVLFASIRRDGKSLGEMIKLEMGQFVGMIASLGILGIMLIIIAILAMVVVKALAHSPWGFFTIAMTIPIAILMGLYMRFFRPHKILEVSVIGFILLIIAIYAGKYVSLDPKLASIFTFDASSLAWMIMGYGFVASILPVWFLLAPRDYLSTFLKIGVIGVLVVAIIFVAPPLQIPKITPFVDGSGPVFAGSVFPFLFITVACGTISGFHALISSGTTPKMLAKESDARLVGYGSMVMESVVALMALVCAGILHPGLYFAINSPEVSIGKDIADAASVISSWGFSISAEEIREMTKNIGESSILSRTGGAPTFAIGLAMIVYHILGDPSVMAFWYHFAILFEALFILTAVDAGTRTARFMIQDLLGNVYKPLGNLSSYKAGIFATLLCVAGWGYFLYQGTIDPKGGIYTLWPLFGVSNQMLAGMALLLVTVVLFKMGRFKGAMVSALPAVLILFITFYSGILKVMPKSDDSVLNNVSHVAQMQIIKEKMATTTDEKALKTLQKSFFNHAIDAILCVFFMLVALLVLIVSVRICSNAYFKNQIYPPLAETPYIKAA